In a single window of the Drosophila miranda strain MSH22 chromosome XL, D.miranda_PacBio2.1, whole genome shotgun sequence genome:
- the LOC108153220 gene encoding probable Ras GTPase-activating protein isoform X1 translates to MFQAAVSDASITTTTNTEQSSDAANVTATPEEKTQRRRSTFYVPLVIEDEDVEGKQNQKEKEKDSSPYGGSSSSSSLSSNNNNNNNTPEHTSQHPHQKHSSSSSKHFGLRKSGSVKSGVAKVSALFERSHSGSGASQSGGKGTKMSPPCGFNWSISGSENAAQYSDSDEDEEHSVEAMHREQLLKSLPSAAASSTASPSKLKRYGIVLNVISLNGSSDCDSEGGASGAAPVAAAPRTHFNEDHDIVMANPTPPKQQALSLSPAHSRQSSVNQGGGTTANDDDDDSEISRMQTNTSTPIKLMKSRSRTNILAVPLPSVERGLATTAGTATATASSPGGSSNSTTTTTTTLITLRAKSKTLPQNLSPSVALREAAALHQPYPHPQPHPHPHNLPKQRQLFGGSTASHLPEQSGSSPYKLQGSASATSIITHSFPPKNLFLLKSTPRLTAAEATAAGTCPPPVSTSAICSPPKKSLSFIRRAHSTKVSRSHSLLKTIGGGVAGGLAGGGGGGGELAHQSLLMMQSSSQYSQQGSLSASSSCAGDSGIGTGSWGKHFYLAYDVCPLGLDELNSYFQTDHCEELICERFKVKDLVMHATANSSVTAGEGCTTTTTLDEEDTTVTADDDAGHHSDTSYEKACRRGSAPTTPILGSKQHQQQEHNATSRFTNFFTKKSNPLKRTKSVTKLERTKRGSGGLRGSRSHESLLSSHAVMSTIDLSCTGAVGVAPVHQSVLGRRHCFQVRGGPRGERYYSCGSRQERDLWIYSLRKSIAPNAEHTRRTDNSLKMWVYEAKNLPAKKKYFCELQLDKTLYGRTSVKLQTDLLFWGEHFDFPDIPEINVITVNVFREVDKKKKRDKYQFVGSVKIPVHEVTSRLPCEHWYPILSDKAGDSLGRHSGNGKEGNGSSGKDREKEQVPTLRIKCRFQSTDILPINVYGNFLAYLKDNYKRVCETLEPVIGVKAKEDIGQALVLLMHAQGLAGAFLTDVVALDLLRVGDQRLTFRGNSLATKSMEAFLKLTGEQYLQDTLSAPINELIHSERDCEVDPTKASGSSAGSLQRQQAALRAAVRNAWQCIYESHKHFPAQLRNCFATFRERLQQLGRQDMADNLISASIFLRFLCPAILSPSLFNITSELPSARATRNLTLVAKTLQTLANFTRFQGKENFMEFLNDFLEQEADRMQQFLEIISSRPEHPTPDSILDWAGYIDQGKQLSILHSLLSESLAKLPEARQHELDPLQHILDDITKAREQGNLGMALPGGYLPTSTHSIATSENQENRQPGTTAGGMGIGMAASSSSSSAGGGLAELLPQQTQLAQPQHAIVSKPLSAERGIMRGVLTPNSLEKNIFRYNDPTVNGILLQQQQQQQQQQQQQQQQQQQQHPMQLLSNSQSSIAGVGVGQQYGGGLQHAQSQSSMASSSLNGSSSNLLHSHTQQQQQQHLHHPSQHIHCPPGPQTSASSTMERMDRMERLGQTYQYVVNGSGHIHGHGHQNGNEYEGSHSQSPSSTTRSRTLPRNGNGSPGNGNANANANPNNNNQSGGSYDDMHDREFQIQISGLDTSSAFVRKSPTPMMKSTSAGGLGGVSAGGAGRMHQHKLNLGIPDHSGSGSGYPRQQQQQQQQQQQLQHQSNLHPNSNMPKNLEDLDDLLKYAEEHDVVEHHQHQPQHPQQGGHLKPMAGAAAAGPAPGNSSSNKEQLSAKSSHCSSGYQSISTNPSPSQSSSPVESQLKAAMNHPHHNAPLAFKNPSYQLQNGPQPRGGTTASIATPQQQQQQQQQQFGQRLKKPLGAGVVAARAAFLNSGGALDPATLTPSSSDEQLSAENYFSYAAAAAAGAGAGSTKMEAQRSLSGGSSSSTSASVSNLGGKGSAAAYGRLNGGGPLKREDVYGSAGGVSIGYAMSTPGHHQHPHAHPHHHQQLQQHQHQPQQQLQDQMKQQYPGSTAGSVGSSTSATQRRLSLDSARTLSDSSTDTEGHCSQLQEGKRRRQLRSSGGGGGGGASTTTESGLGKVYDQNGEIQLLQQKLDTLRHTLDRDEAELRDSSDELFLQRAAGSNGSNNLSLQSESTMRSIIDRLITMEEELRREQLKMSLALSHKQRVIEEQGQQIAALDAANSRLLSALTALRQRYETQQQAQQHQTPPPKNQKPQ, encoded by the exons ATGTTTCAGGCGGCCGTCAGTGACGCTAGcattacaacaacaacaaacacagAACAAAGCAGCGACGCCGCAAACGTAACAGCAACGCCAGAGGAAAAAACGCAACGCCGTCGCTCCACATTCTATGTGCCATTGGTGATCGAAGACGAAGACGTAGAGGGGAAACAGAATCaaaaggagaaggagaaggactcCTCCCCCtacggcggcagcagcagtagctcAAGCCTGAGtagcaataacaacaacaacaataacacaCCCGAACATACCTCACAACATCCCCACCAAAAGCACTCGtcctcctcatcgaaacacttTGGGCTAAGGAAATCCGGCTCCGTTAAGAGCGGAGTGGCCAAGGTGAGTGCGCTCTTTGAGCGCAGCCACAGCGGTAGCGGTGCTAGCCAGAGCGGAGGGAAGGGCACCAAGATGTCACCGCCGTGCGGCTTTAATTGGAGCATCAGCGGCAGCGAGAATGCCGCCCAGTATTCCGACTCGGATGAGGACGAGGAGCACTCGGTGGAGGCGATGCATCGCGAACAGTTGCTCAAATCGCTGCCATCGGCCGCGGCATCATCCACGGCCTCACCCTCGAAGCTGAAGCGATATGGGATCGTGTTGAATGTGATCAGCCTCAATGGCAGCAGCGACTGCGACTCGGAGGGGGGTGCTTCTGGCGCCGCCCCAGTTGCCGCAGCTCCCAGGACCCACTTTAATGAGGATCACGACATTGTGATGGCCAATCCCACACCGCCCAAGCAGCAGGCCCTCTCCCTATCACCAGCCCATTCGCGTCAGTCGTCGGTAAACCAAGGCGGTGGAACCACGGCGaatgacgacgacgatgactcAGAGATAAGTCGCATGCAGACGAATACCTCAACTCCCATCAAGCTGATGAAGTCGCGATCGCGCACGAACATACTCGCCGTACCGCTGCCCAGTGTGGAGAGAGGGCTGGCAACAACAGCTgggacagcgacagcgactgcGTCATCACCTGGCGGGAGCAGCAATTCCACCACAACGACAACCACAACGCTGATTACGCTGCGAGCCAAATCGAAGACCCTACCCCAGAACCTATCCCCGTCAGTAGCACTTCGCGAGGCAGCCGCTCTGCACCAGCCGTATCCGCATCCGCAGccacatccgcatccgcaCAACCTGCCCAAACAGCGGCAACTGTTCGGCGGGAGTACGGCCAGCCATTTGCCAGAGCAAAGTGGCTCCTCTCCCTACAAACTGCAGGGCAGCGCCTCGGCCACATCGATAATCACGCACAGTTTCCCGCCGAAGAACCTCTTTCTGCTCAAGTCGACGCCCAGGCTGACTGCCGCGGAGGCGACTGCTGCTGGCACGTGTCCGCCGCCGGTGAGCACATCAGCGATCTGTTCGCCGCCCAAGAAGTCGCTCAGCTTTATACGACGCGCCCACTCCACGAAAGTGTCGCGCAGCCATTCCCTGCTAAAGACCATCGGGGGAGGAGTGGCAGGGGGACTGgcaggaggaggtggaggaggcgGAGAACTGGCGCACCAGAGCCTGCTGATGATGCAATCGAGCAGCCAGTATTCGCAGCAGGGATCGCTGTCGGCGTCGTCCAGCTGTGCTGGCGACAGTGGCATCGGCACCGGCAGCTGGGGCAAGCACTTTTATCTGGCCTACGATGTCTGCCCCCTGGGTCTGGACGAGCTGAACAGCTACTTTCAAACGGACCACTGCGAGGAGCTCATCTGTGAGCGTTTCAAGGTCAAGGATCTGGTGATGCATGCCACAGCGAATAGCTCGGTCACAGCCGGCGAAGGATGCACCACAACGACAACATTGGATGAGGAGGATACGACAGTGACAGCGGACGATGATGCGGGACATCATTCTG ATACTTCCTATGAGAAGGCCTGTCGCCGGGGATCAGCGCCTACAACGCCCATTCTGGGCAGCaaacagcaccagcagcaggagcacaACGCCACGTCGCGTTTTACAAATTTCTTTACCAAAAA ATCCAATCCCTTGAAGCGCACCAAATCGGTGACGAAACTGGAGCGCACAAAGCGTGGATCGGGCGGATTGAGAGGCTCTCGTTCGCATGAGAGTCTGCTGTCGAGTCATGCGGTTATGTCCACGATTG ATCTCTCCTGCACTGGGGCTGTGGGCGTGGCACCCGTCCACCAGTCGGTGCTGGGACGCAGGCATTGCTTTCAGGTGCGCGGCGGACCGCGCGGCGAACGCTACTACTCGTGCGGATCGCGGCAGGAGCGTGACCTGTGGATCTACTCGCTGCGCAAGTCGATAGCCCCGAATGCGGAGCACACGCGGCGCACCGACAACTCCCTGAAGATGTGGGTGTACGAGGCGAAGAATCTGCCCGCCAAGAAGAAGTACTTTTGCGAGCTGCAGCTGGACAAGACCCTGTACGGGCGGACGAGCGTCAAGCTGCAGACGGACCTGTTGTTCTGGGGCGAGCACTTCGACTTCCCGGACATACCGGAGATCAATGTGATCACCGTGAACGTGTTCCGGGAGGTGgacaagaagaagaagcgGGACAAGTACCAGTTCGTGGGCTCCGTGAAGATACCCGTCCATGAGGTGACCTCACGGCTGCCCTGCGAGCACTGGTACCCGATACTCAGCGACAAGGCCGGCGATAGCCTGGGCCGGCACTCGGGCAACGGCAAGGAGGgcaacggcagcagcggcaaggACCGCGAGAAGGAGCAGGTGCCGACGCTGCGTATCAAGTGCCGTTTCCAGAGCACCGACATCCTGCCAATCAATGTGTACGGAAACTTTCTGGCCTATCTGAAGGATAATTATAAGCGCGTCTGCGAGACGCTCGAGCCGGTGATCGGGGTCAAGGCCAAGGAGGACATTGGCCAGGCCTTGGTCCTGCTGATGCACGCCCAGGGGCTGGCCGGGGCCTTTCTCACCGACGTGGTGGCCCTCGATCTGTTGCGCGTGGGGGATCAGCGGCTCACGTTCCGCGGCAATTCGCTGGCCACCAAGAGCATGGAGGCATTCCTGAAGCTAACGGGCGAGCAGTACCTGCAGGACACCCTCTCGGCGCCCATTAACGAGCTGATCCATTCGGAGCGCGACTGCGAAGTGGATCCCACAAAGGCGAGCGGCTCATCAGCGGGGTCCCTGCAGCGCCAGCAGGCGGCGCTGCGTGCCGCCGTGCGCAATGCCTGGCAATGCATCTACGAGTCGCACAAGCATTTCCCCGCCCAGCTGCGCAACTGCTTTGCCACGTTCCGCGAGCGTCTGCAGCAGCTGGGCCGCCAGGATATGGCCGATAACCTGATCTCGGCCAGCATTTTCCTGCGCTTCCTGTGCCCGGCCATACTGTCGCCGTCGCTGTTCAACATCACCAGCGAACTGCCGTCGGCGCGGGCCACCCGCAACCTGACGCTGGTCGCCAAGACCCTCCAGACGCTGGCCAACTTCACCCGCTTCCAGGGCAAGGAGAACTTCATGGAGTTTCTGAACGATTTCCTCGAACAGGAGGCCGATCGCATGCAGCAGTTCCTGGAGATAATCTCCTCGCGACCAGAGCACCCGACCCCCGACTCGATACTGGATTGGGCAGGGTACATCGACCAGGGCAAGCAGCTCTCGATCCTCCACAGTCTGCTCAGCGAGAGTCTGGCCAAGCTGCCGGAGGCCCGACAGCACGAGCTGGATCCCCTGCAGCACATCCTCGACGACATAACCAAAGCCCGAGAGCAGGGAAACCTCGGGATGGCCCTACCAGGCGGATATCTGCCCACATCCACGCACTCGATAGCCACCAGCGAGAACCAGGAGAACCGTCAGCCCGGCACCACGGCCGGCGGCATGGGAATAGGAATGgctgcctcctcctcctcctcgtcggcCGGGGGCGGTCTGGCCGAGCTGCTGCCACAGCAGACACAGCTGGCGCAGCCGCAGCATGCGATTGTGAGCAAACCCCTGTCCGCAGAGCGGGGCATTATGCGGGGTGTCCTGACACCCAATTCCCTGGAGAAGAATATCTTTCGCTATAACGATCCCACAGTCAATGGAATACTCctccaacaacagcaacaacagcagcagcagcaacaacagcagcaacagcagcagcagcagcagcatccgaTGCAGTTGCTCTCCAATTCGCAGAGCTCCATTgctggggtgggggtggggcaGCAGTACGGAGGAGGACTGCAGCATGCCCAATCACAGAGCTCGATGGCCTCATCATCGTTGAAtgggagcagcagcaacctGTTGCATTCGCatacgcagcagcagcagcagcagcacttgCATCATCCCTCGCAGCATATCCACTGCCCGCCCGGACCGCAGACGAGTGCCTCGAGCACAATGGAGCGTATGGATCGCATGGAACGTCTCGGGCAGACCTATCAGTATGTGGTTAATGGCTCTGGGCACATCCACGGCCACGGCCATCAGAATGGCAACGAGTACGAGGGAAGCCACAGTCAGAGTCCCTCATCCACCACCAGATCCAGGACACTGCCGCGCAATGGCAATGGTAGTCCCGGCAATGGCAATGCCAACGCCAATGCCAATccgaataataataatcagaGCGGGGGCAGCTATGATGATATGCATGACAGGGAGTTCCAGATCCAGATCTCAGGGCTCGACACAAGCAGCGCTTTTGTCCGCAAGTCACCCACGCCCATGATGAAGTCCACGAGCGCTGGGGGCCTGGGGGGTGTGTCAGCGGGGGGTGCGGGACGTATGCACCAGCATAAGCTGAATCTGGGGATACCGGATCACTCTGGATCGGGATCGGGCTACccgcgacagcagcagcagcaacaacagcagcagcagcagcttcaaCACCAGTCGAACCTCCATCCCAACTCGAATATGCCCAAGAATCTGGAGGATCTTGACGATCTCCTCAAGTATGCGGAAGAGCATGATGTGGTAGAGCATCACCAGCACCAGCCGCAGCATCCCCAGCAGGGAGGACACCTAAAGCCCAtggctggagcagcagcagcaggaccgGCTCCAGGGAACAGCTCTTCCAACAAGGAGCAACTGTCGGCGAAGAGCAGCCACTGCAGCTCAGGCTATCAGAGCATCTCCACCAATCCCTCGCCCTCGCAGTCCTCCAGCCCCGTGGAGAGTCAACTGAAGGCTGCAATGAATCACCCGCATCACAATGCGCCGCTGGCCTTCAAGAATCCCTCATATCAGCTGCAGAATGGACCTCAGCCCAGAGGAGGAACCACCGCATCCATAGCCACTcctcaacagcagcaacagcagcagcagcaacagtttgGCCAGCGCCTGAAGAAGCCTCTCGGTGCTGGGGTGGTAGCCGCCCGTGCCGCCTTCCTCAACAGCGGCGGGGCCTTGGACCCGGCCACCCTAACGCCCAGCTCCTCAGACGAACAGCTGTCGGCGGAGAACTACTTTAGCTATGCGGCGGCCGCGGCTGCCGGAGCAGGTGCTGGCTCCACCAAAATGGAGGCCCAGCGCTCCctcagcggcggcagcagctcctCGACATCGGCATCGGTCTCCAATCTGGGCGGCAAAGGGTCAGCCGCAGCTTACGGGCGACTCAACGGCGGGGGGCCACTGAAGCGCGAGGATGTTTATGGCAGTGCCGGGGGCGTGAGCATTGGCTATGCCATGTCCACACCCGGACACCATCAGCATCCGCATGCCCATCCGCACCACCAccaacagctgcagcagcaccagcaccagccgcagcagcagttgcaggATCAGATGAAGCAACAGTATCCTGGAAGCACGGCCGGTAGTGTGGGCTCCTCGACATCGGCGACCCAGCGACGTCTCAGCCTCGACTCAGCGCGCACGCTCTCCGACAGCAGCACGGACACAGAGG GACACTGCAGTCAACTGCAGGAGGGGAAGCGACGGCGTCAGTTGCGCAGCagcggcggaggcggaggaggaggggcGAGCACCACCACGGAATCGGGACTGGGAAAGGTCTACGATCAGAACGGCGAGATCCAGTTGCTGCAGCAGAAGCTGGACACGCTGCGGCATACCCTCGACAGGGACGAGGCAGAGCTGCGGGACTCCAGCGATGAGCTGTTTCTGCAACGGGCCGCCGGCAGCAATGGCAGCAACAATCTGAGCCTCCAGTCAGAGTCCACCATGCGCAGCATTATCGATCG ACTCATTACCATGGAGGAGGAGCTGCGTCGAGAGCAGCTAAAGATGTCGCTGGCGCTGTCCCACAAGCAGCGCGTCATCGAGGAACAGGGCCAGCAGATAGCGGCactggatgcggccaatagtCGACTCCTGAGCGCCCTCACCGCCCTGCGACAGCGATACGAGACCCAGCAGCAAGCGCAGCAGCACCAAACGCCACCACCAAAGAACCAGAAGCCACAGTGA